A part of Acidimicrobiales bacterium genomic DNA contains:
- a CDS encoding ABC transporter substrate-binding protein, with the protein MLALSLVAAACGGDDDDDTSATTEAGTETTAGGTETTGATGPVETGPGVTEDTITLGVVTPQTGAAAVIGNPLTAGNQVFFDALNAQGGVAGQYQVNLTVVDSQYQPPTAVQQYNAIKGDVAAFVQVLGTAVTQAILPQLSTDNILASPASLDAFWLVEEQLLPIGGPYQVQAINALTWYYEQAGNEGKKLCTMAQDDPYGEAGVAGVQAFADGAGIEIGAQTTFRQGDADFTAQIQQLQGDGCEVVWLVSLPLETGGILGKALGVGFAPQWIGQSPTWITRLGESPLADYLTTNFLLASEGGAWGDESIPGMAQMIADVEQYAPDQQPDIYFAFGYAQAWAMTQVLERAIEMGSLSREGIMAAAETEQELSYEDLIGTQTYGLPDVRNPSRQTTIFKVDLAAPGYLAAAGPDSINFTSPAAEDYQFEE; encoded by the coding sequence CTGTTGGCGTTGAGCCTGGTCGCCGCGGCCTGCGGGGGCGACGACGACGACGACACCTCCGCCACCACCGAGGCCGGCACGGAGACCACGGCGGGCGGCACCGAGACGACCGGCGCCACCGGCCCGGTCGAGACCGGTCCCGGCGTCACCGAGGACACCATCACCCTCGGCGTGGTGACACCCCAGACGGGCGCTGCCGCGGTCATCGGCAACCCGCTGACGGCCGGCAACCAGGTGTTCTTCGACGCGCTCAACGCCCAGGGCGGGGTGGCCGGCCAGTACCAGGTCAACCTGACGGTCGTCGACAGCCAGTACCAGCCGCCCACCGCGGTGCAGCAGTACAACGCCATCAAGGGCGACGTGGCCGCCTTCGTGCAGGTCCTGGGCACGGCCGTCACCCAGGCGATCCTGCCCCAGCTGAGCACCGACAACATCCTGGCGTCGCCGGCGTCGCTCGACGCCTTCTGGCTCGTCGAGGAGCAGCTGCTGCCCATCGGCGGTCCCTACCAGGTCCAGGCCATCAACGCCCTCACCTGGTACTACGAGCAGGCCGGCAACGAGGGCAAGAAGCTCTGCACGATGGCCCAGGACGACCCCTACGGCGAGGCCGGCGTGGCCGGTGTCCAGGCGTTCGCCGATGGCGCCGGCATCGAGATCGGCGCCCAGACCACCTTCCGCCAGGGCGACGCCGACTTCACCGCCCAGATCCAGCAGCTCCAGGGCGACGGCTGCGAGGTCGTCTGGCTCGTCTCGCTGCCGCTCGAGACCGGGGGCATCCTGGGCAAGGCCCTCGGCGTCGGCTTCGCCCCGCAGTGGATCGGCCAGTCGCCGACGTGGATCACCCGCCTCGGCGAGTCGCCGCTGGCCGACTACCTCACCACCAACTTCCTGCTCGCCTCCGAGGGCGGGGCGTGGGGTGACGAGTCGATCCCCGGCATGGCCCAGATGATCGCCGACGTCGAGCAGTACGCCCCCGACCAGCAGCCCGACATCTACTTCGCCTTCGGCTACGCCCAGGCCTGGGCCATGACCCAGGTGCTGGAGAGGGCGATCGAGATGGGCAGCCTGTCGCGTGAGGGCATCATGGCCGCGGCCGAGACCGAGCAGGAGCTCTCCTACGAGGACCTGATCGGCACCCAGACGTACGGCCTGCCCGACGTGCGCAACCCGTCCCGCCAGACGACGATCTTCAAGGTCGACCTGGCCGCGCCCGGCTACCTGGCTGCCGCCGGGCCCGACTCCATCAACTTCACCAGCCCGGCCGCCGAGGACTACCAGTTCGAGGAGTGA